The DNA window GAATCCCACCTCAATATCCGTATTCACATTAGGAGAAAACCGGGTTCGGAACTGGGTTCCGTACGTCCTGACGAACAGGTCGTTCCTGGCACTTTCAATCTGACCACCCGCATCGTACGAGGTTACAGGGTTTCCGGTAATAGGATCAAAGGTCTGAAGGATATAGGCAGAGGCGATGGAATAATATTCACGCTCACGGTTCTGGTACGCAAAGCTGTCCAGCGTAAACCTCCATTTGTCAGAAGGCTTATAATTCATGGAGAAGGTCCCCATCATATTTTTATACTTGTCATCTTCGCGGCCGGCATAGTTTACCGTGACATTAATCGGCCTCTGAAGCGATCCGAAGTCCACACTTCTTTCCTTTGGGATCATCTCATAATCATTCTTGGAATAATATCCGATGAATGACATGGTAAATTTCGGGCTGAGATGATAATTGATATAGGACTGGAAGTCATAATACTTAGGATTGAAATCCGTATCTTCATTCAATGTATTGAGGACCAGGTTGGTATTCCTGTACCTTCCGGAAAATATAGCGGTAAGCTTTTTGTTTTCCGAAGCGAACCCGGTCGTCAGGCGTCCGCCGATCAAACTTCCCTCCCCGGAAACTTCGAATTTTTCCGGCTCACGGTAATAAATATTCAGTGCAGAAGACATTTTATCACCGTATCTCGGTTCAAAACCTCCAGCAGAGAAGTTAACGGTTGACACCATATCAGGGTTGATAATACTGAGTCCCTCCTGCTGTGAATTCCGGATCAGGAAAGGACGGTAAATCTCAATATCATTAATATAGATCAGGTTTTCGTCATAGTTTCCACCACGCACCATATACTGGGAAGAAAGTTCCGTATTGGAGTTAACGGAAGGAAGGGTCTTGATTATCCCTTCGATCCCTCCCGAAATACTGGCCACATTCTGAGCGTCCTTCGCCGAAATTTTCACCGTCGTTATATCCGTGGTCTGTCCGGTGACTTTTTTCTGGAAAACAACCTCCTCAATATCGGTTACTTTTGCGGTATCTCTTTTTTTAGTCTGGGAGAACACCAGTACGGGAACCATAAGGCTTAGCGGTAAAACTAGTTTTTTCAAAAGAAATGTTTTAAGAATTTCTAAAATTAAGTAATTTTTAACAATTACAAAATCGATTCTCTAATTCTTGTCAATTTTTGTAACAAATCTTCTAATAAATCCAGCCTTAACATATTGGCTCCGTCTGATAGGGCCGTTTCCGGTGTAGGATGCGTTTCAATGAAAATCCCGTCTGCTCCTACAGCAATTCCCGCTTTGGCTACGGTTTCAATGAGATCCGGCCTTCCTCCGGTAACGCCTGAGCTCTGGTTAGGCTGCTGTAAGGAATGGGTGACATCCAGGATCACGGGAGCGTATTCCCTCATGGTAGGAATTCCGCGGTAATCCACGATAAGGTCGGTATAGCCGAATGAATTTCCCCGTTCGATGATCGCTACTTTATGATTATCGGAATCCGTTACTTTCTGTACGGCAAATTTCATGGATTCCGGAGACAGGAACTGTCCTTTCTTAAGGGTTACGCATTTTCCGGTTTTGGCAGCCGCTACCAGAAGGTCTGTCTGACGTACCAGAAATGCCGGGATCTGCAACACATCTACATATTGCGCTGCCAGAGCCGCATGCTCATTCTCATGGATATCGGTTGTCGTAGGAATATTAAAAGTCTCGCCCACTTTTTTCAGAATCTCAAGCGATTTCTCTTCTCCTATGGATGTAAAAGAATCCACACGGCTGCGGTTGGCTTTTTTAAAGCTTCCCTTGAATATATAAGGAATTTGATACTTATCGGTGATCTGAATTACTTTTTCGGCAATCCTCAATGCCATATCCTCGCCTTCTATAATGCATGGGCCGGCGATCAGGAAAAAGTTTTTGGAATCTTTGTGACGGATGTTATCTAAATACTGGATCATTTTTATTGTAATTAAAAAGTTCAGTAAAATTACTGGAAAAATTATACACTAGGAAATTAATTTCCTGGGGGTGGTGATATCATGCTCATACTCAATATTTACAGGTCAGCAATTTCCCGGAATTGTGTATCTTTATGGTATGAAACCCAAAGAAACATTATCGGAATTTTATGCTTTGCACGGGCAGGAACATGCAAAGTCCGGGCAGTTTAATGTGTATCGGAGGGAAGACTTTACCTGCAGCCGGCAGCTTGATCCGGTGTACCGGAGGGACTTTTATAAAATCTCATTGATTGCTGAAGGAACAGGCGTCATCCATTATGCAGATCAGTCGGTTAAGGTTGAACAGCCTGCGCTTACTTTCATGAATCCGCTCATACCCTATTCCTGGGAACCGGGATCTGAAAGACAAACGGGCTACTTCTGTATTTTCACGGATGATTTCGTCAATGGATCGTTAAAAAATGAAAGCCTTTCCCAGTCTACTCTGTTTAAAGCAGGCGGAAACCATGTCTTTTTTCCTGATGAAACCTCCCTGAAAATTGTACAGGCTACTTTTGAACATATGATGCATGAAGTAGAGTCAGGATATTCTCATAAATATGAGCTTGTCCGCAATTATGTACAGATTATTATGCACGAGGCGATCAAAATGCAGCCTTCAGACCGGGAATACCCTCATGCTAATGCCTCGGAGCGTATCAGCTCATTATTCCTGGAGCTGCTGGACCGGCAGTTTTCCATCGATGCGCCACACCAGACCATAGCCCTCAAAAATGCCAATGAATTTGCGGCACAGCTGAATATCCATACCAATCATTTAAACAGGGCCTTAAAGGAAACCACAGGAAAAACAACTACCCGTCTGATTTCGGAACGCTTGGTCAGGGAGGCTAAGTCGTTACTACAGTTCAGTCACTGGAATGTCAGTGAAATAGCTTATTGCCTGGGGTTTGACTATTCTTCCAACTTTATTGTGTTCTTTAAAAGGCAGACCGGCGAGTCGCCCAACCAGTTCAGGAGTAAGATTGT is part of the Chryseobacterium camelliae genome and encodes:
- the kdsA gene encoding 3-deoxy-8-phosphooctulonate synthase yields the protein MIQYLDNIRHKDSKNFFLIAGPCIIEGEDMALRIAEKVIQITDKYQIPYIFKGSFKKANRSRVDSFTSIGEEKSLEILKKVGETFNIPTTTDIHENEHAALAAQYVDVLQIPAFLVRQTDLLVAAAKTGKCVTLKKGQFLSPESMKFAVQKVTDSDNHKVAIIERGNSFGYTDLIVDYRGIPTMREYAPVILDVTHSLQQPNQSSGVTGGRPDLIETVAKAGIAVGADGIFIETHPTPETALSDGANMLRLDLLEDLLQKLTRIRESIL
- a CDS encoding helix-turn-helix domain-containing protein: MKPKETLSEFYALHGQEHAKSGQFNVYRREDFTCSRQLDPVYRRDFYKISLIAEGTGVIHYADQSVKVEQPALTFMNPLIPYSWEPGSERQTGYFCIFTDDFVNGSLKNESLSQSTLFKAGGNHVFFPDETSLKIVQATFEHMMHEVESGYSHKYELVRNYVQIIMHEAIKMQPSDREYPHANASERISSLFLELLDRQFSIDAPHQTIALKNANEFAAQLNIHTNHLNRALKETTGKTTTRLISERLVREAKSLLQFSHWNVSEIAYCLGFDYSSNFIVFFKRQTGESPNQFRSKIVSIS